The Rosa chinensis cultivar Old Blush chromosome 7, RchiOBHm-V2, whole genome shotgun sequence DNA segment GAAAGGAAATTTTTCATGGTCTGAGAATTTAAATGGTTAAGTGGATATGTTGCACAAAGTGATTATTTgcttgttattcaaaattcattaagataaagaaaagatCAGAAACTTGTGTTTTACTTTTAAATTATGTATGCATattgtcttccaaagaagtttGAGCTATATGATTTAAAAGTGGAACAGCATTATGCATAATTTTGGGTTCAATTTTGGATTCTAGGGACTTTTCTTCTGTCATAAAGATGTTGATTGTCTTTAGAATAATATGAATTCACTGCTTGTGGCATAATGATTGAGGAACCTCCAGAATATCATGTTTTCTGCTATAAAAGTGATGCTTGATATTGACTACAGAATTGGGGCCAATAATTGCATTATTTGCTTTttggtattgttttgttttgttaaatgttttgttttctgcttgtgtgtttgcttgaaCTGCTTTAGAATCAACACATGAATGCAGAACCTTTTTGAAAAAACTTGTTTTGAGAACTGATAAAACTAAAAACTTacacttttctttgttttgctcTCTAGGAATCACCTACATGAATTTGAACAATATCCAAATGCTTACTGGATCAAACTTTAAGGCCTGGAAGAGTGGTGTAAAGTTCTACCTAATGATGCATGACAACATGGATTTGTGTTTTACTGATATAGAGCCTTATGGAGTAGATGCAACTAGCTCATCCGATGACAAGAAATATTATCGAGACTGGCATAGGTCTAATTATAGGGATAAGAATGTAATGAGAACTACCATGTCTGATACTGTGAGGGGTAGTATTGAAGAGCCTGATTTGGCAGTTGACTATATGGAAGCAATAGCTGAAAAATTCAAGGAAAGCAATAAGGCTGAGGCAGCTAGACTTTCCAAGAAGATGAATGAGTTGAAGTATACTGGTAGTGGGGGTGTTAGGCAGCATATCTTGAAGCTCACTGAGCTTAACACTAGGCTCAGGGATTTAGATCTGGGAGTCAAGGATGACCAACTTGTCCACAATGCCTTAGATTCTCTACCATCTAGCTTCAATACCTTAAGACTACAAT contains these protein-coding regions:
- the LOC112178446 gene encoding uncharacterized protein LOC112178446 produces the protein MNLNNIQMLTGSNFKAWKSGVKFYLMMHDNMDLCFTDIEPYGVDATSSSDDKKYYRDWHRSNYRDKNVMRTTMSDTVRGSIEEPDLAVDYMEAIAEKFKESNKAEAARLSKKMNELKYTGSGGVRQHILKLTELNTRLRDLDLGVKDDQLVHNALDSLPSSFNTLRLQCTKGELDLE